The genomic stretch GTAGCGGCGAGAACTATGCCTTTTTAGAATCTCAAGGTTTAAAAAGTTACATTCCACCGCATGGTACTTACAAAGGTGGTCCAGATGATTTTATATATGACAAAGAATCGGATCATTATGTGTGTCCACAAGGAAAGATTATTCCTTTTAAAAAGGTATTTTATGAAGGAGTAAATAACAATAAAAAGAAAGAATATCGTGCCTCAAAAAAAGTATGCATCGGTTGTCCACTAAGAAGCACTTGTTTAAAGAAGAGTCAAGAAAAGCGTATTACGATAACCTATTATGTGGAAGAATATGAACGAAACATTGCTAGAGTCCATAGCAATCAAGGACGTTATATGAAGAGAAAACGTCAAAGCACAGTAGAACCAGTATTTGGTACGCTAAAGGAATATATGGGACTCAGAAAAGTTAATACTTTGGGAATAAAGCAAGCAAATAAAGTGATGCATATGTCAGCGATTGCTTATAATCTGAAGAAATACCTAAAGTTCGTTACAAAAATGGCAAAAAGTGCAGCCAAAATAGGCAATGCTATTTTTTCAGAACTAAAAGCAACTCAAAACTTCATAGCAACTATTTTAAGCCATGTAAATTATTCAAATGTATACTTACTAAAAACCTAAAAAAGCCCTTAAAAGGGCTTTTTTTATATTAATTTTGTTGTTTTTATAGACTTGTGCAACAGTCACCATTGTTAGGCACTGGACTTTTTCCGTTATAGAATTGTCATAGTTTCTTGTTCCGAAAGTCTTGATTTTGGCGTTTTATCTGTAGTATTGAAATCACTTTCAGTTCTATAGCCTATAGAAACTGCTGTTATTGCTGTAAATCCTTTTTCACGCAAACCAAATTCTTCATCAAGTGCTTTCATATCAAGTCCTTCCATTGGACACGCGTCAATCCCAAGAGTTGCAACACCTAATAAGAAGTTACCAATATTTAGATACACTTGTTTTTCCATCCAATGCTGTAAATCCTTTAAATCGTATTTATGAATATCGGCAAACATATTTCTGCCTCCGTGCATTCCGTTTTTTATTTCTTCATTAGGATATCTACCATCTTTGTCTTCAACATCTAATAGGTGTTGCATATACTCTTCATTTGCAGTTATTCTAGAACAAAATAAAACTACGTGTGAAGCATTTAAAACCTTTGGTGTATTGAAATGAAAAAATCCTTCAGTTCCTTTCGCCATTCTCTTTTTGCCTTCTTCTGAATTTGCAATAACAAAATGCCACGGTTGTAAATTTGTACTTGAAGGACTCATCCTTAAAATCTCTTTTACTTTTGCAAAATCTTGTTCAGATATTTTTTTATTTGGGTCAAAATCCTTTGTGGAATACCTCCAGTTTAATGCTTTAATTACATTCATATTGTTTTTATTTTATTAAAATTTTCCGTTATTATTTTTCCATTCTGCTTTTGGTGCAATAGTTTCTAAAACGTCCCAATGTTCAGCTATTTTTCCATTCTCAACTCTAAACAAGTCGTAAAACGAAGTTGCTGTATCAGCAAACGAACCTTCGCTAACTGTCAATACAAAATTACCTTCGCCCAAAACTTTATGCACTTTGTCGTACTTCATAGTAATTCCTTGCGAAGCCATATATTCCAATGCTTTTCCAAGTCCAGAAAGTCCATTCGCAATTTGTGGATTGTGCTGAATATAATTGTCTCCATCAAAATTTCCAACTAATTTATCCATTTCGCCATTAACTAAAATGTCATTGACAAAGTTTTTTACAATTGTTTTATTTTCTTCAGTTTTGTCAATGTCCTTTATTTCGGTTGTTCCATTAATCATTGTGTTACCACTCGGATTTGGATTTGCTGGTGTTTCTTGTAAATTGTCCCAATGCTCAACTATTTTTCCATTTTCAAATCTGAAAATATCGAAACCGATTTTTGGTCCGAAAAAGTTGTAATCAGTTTGAGTAAAAACAAAATCGCCATCTTCAAAAGCTCTAACTGTGTTTACTTTCGCAGAATTCGGTGGAAGTTGTTGCAATAATGCTCCAAATCCAGCAAGTCCGTCTTCAACTCCAAGATTATGTTGAATGTATTTTTCTGGGTTGATATAACCTACAGGTTCTTGAGCGCCAGTCTCTATGCTTTTTAAAAGTGCAATTACTTTTTCTTTATTTGAAATTTCCATTTTTTCTACTTTTTTGATATTTGAACTTGTTTTTTGACTATTGCAGGCTGTAAAACCAATTGCCAAAATTATCGTTGCACTTACTAGTATCTTTTTCATTATTGGTTGTTTTAAATTGATACTGTAAAGTTGCAATGAAGTAGAAGAAAAGAAACGATAAAAACAGTCCTTTAAGTGATACTTTTAAGCCGAAGTAAATGCTGTTCTAAATTCAACAGGTGTTTTATCTGTGTGTTTTTTGAAGTATTTGATAAAGTTGGTAGGTTCTTCAAAACCTAACGAAAAAGCAATTTCTTTGATGCTTTCATTTGTGTGTGCCAATATTCTTTTGGATTCAAGTAAGACTCTATCATCAATAATTTCTTTCGGTGTTTTTCCGAATATTTTTGTCGTGACTTGGTTCAACCTTTTAGATGTCAAATGCATTTTTTGAGAATAAAAACTAACTTTTTTATGGTTTATAAAATTTTTGTCCAAAAGGTCTTTTAAAATCAGAGCGTAATCAAAGTCTGCATCTTTTTTTAATTCTACAAAATTTTGATTTCTTCTTTCTCTTTCGGAATGCAACAAAAGGTTTCGTAAATCATTACGAAGTATGTCCGATTGATAATTGTCTTTAAAATGCTGCAATTCGGTTTCCAATTGCTGAAAAATAGTTGTAAAAGTTGAATTTATTTCTGAAACATTAATTTGAGTAACAGAAAGTAAATCATTGAACAAATTACTACTTCTCAAAAATGTAGTGTCCATTTTCGTTTTGCAGAAAAAACTGTCTGTAAATAAAATCATCTTTCCGCTGAAACTCGTTTCATTATCAAAAAGTTGAACGCTATTTTTATTTATAAAAAGTAATGAATTTGGTTTGATTTTTATTGGGTTAAAATCGACCAAATGTGTTGGTGAACCTTTTTGAAACCATAGAATTTGGTAAAATTCTGTTCTGTGTGGTTTTGTAACATCGTCTGGAAACTCATTAAAAAGAAAATCAAAACCAATGATTTCAAACTCCTGTGGAAGTCCTTCTTTGAAATCATATTTTTGAATTTTCTCCTTCACTTTGATGTTCGTTCTGTGGTTTTTTCCGCTTTGTGTTTAACGGTTTTGTGTATGTCTTGTTACTTGGTTTAACACGTAATTTAGCAAATAAAAACCGAATAGAAAATCCGCGAGGATTTTCGTAAGTAGGCTAGAACTAGCAATAAAATATATACGGTGTTAGATATAGTACTTTTCTATTTCGGATATTCTAATTACTGTTTGTTTAAATTCAGTATCCCAATCTCCGTGTTTTTCCGTTGTAATTTTTAATATTTCTTTTATTTCATCGAAATCGTTTTTCAAAAATTCAGTCAGAGGTTTTGAAACTACACTATAATTATCACTTGGGTTTTGTCTGCTAATTTCAAATATTGGGTCAATACATTTTTCGTGACCAATATGCAAATGTCTTGGATGTTCGTAATGGTCCATTTTTTTTGGGTTTAAATATCCAACTGTAGCTTGCGAAATTGGCACAGTTTTATAGCAAGTCTCACAGACAACTTCTTTTCGTTTATGGAATTTTCTTTCCAAACGAAACATTATTATTCCTCTGAAATTTTTAAACGTGGTTTTTAATTTTTCGAAAATATTTTCTTTTCCAATGTATTTAACTACAATATAACTAAATATAAAAATTCCTATAAGTATTGAGATTATACCTAATGAGTTAATTAATAAATCACTTGTAAGTACCAGTAAAGTTCCTATAAACTGAAAAGCAAAACCAAATACAAGAAATATTGTTCCAATTATTTGTAAAGTGATTATTTCCAATTCTAGAGTTCTGTTACCACCCGAATTTGAAATAGTATATTCAACTTTCACCGGTCGAATTTTTCTCGTTTTTTTTGACAAACTATCACTTGAAAGAAATATAACTCCTAATACTTCTAACAAAAGTCCAAAAAGTAGAATTAATGCTCCTATTTTGGTATTATTTTTATTCGTATTGTTTTGTTCTTCAATTGATGAGATTTCTGTTTCCAACTGAGTCAATTTTTCTGATATGTTTTTGTTATAACTATTCAGTTTTATAATTTCTAAATCCGTCTTTGATTGTTGATTTTGAAGTGAATCATTTTTTTTTGATAAAACAGAAATTTGTTCTAAAACTATTTTTTTATTTTGTTGAGAATATAACAATCCTGAAGAAAATATTAATATTAAGATTGCAATGTTCCTCATTTTTTTTTGTATTATAGCCAACGTATATATAACAGAAATCCCTATTATTTCTACTATAACTAAAACTAATTTTTATATAAACTTAGTTAAGAAAATAAAACTAAAAGAATTTAATGTAAAATCAAATAAAAAAGTAAGATTTTTAATGTATCAATAAAAAACTTCCTGTTAGTACTCCAAAAAAGCAGCATAACAGGAAGTTTTATTTAGTAAGCTACGTATTTTATAAACTACATATTTCTTCGATATTGTCCTCCAACTTCAAATAAAGATGCTGTAATTTGTCCTAATGAGCAGACTTTACAAACATCCATTAAAGCTTCAAATATGTTTTCATTATTGATTGCTTTTTTCTGTAATTCAAGTAATAATTCGTCTGTATCATGTGCTTTGTGAAGATTTTCTAGTATTTTAATTTGATATTGTTTTTCCTCTTCCGTTGCACGAATGACTTCTTTTGGTACAACCGTTGGCGAACCTTTACTACTTAAGAATGTATTTACGCCAATAATTGGAAATTGTCCGTTATGTTTTAAAGTCTCATAATACAAGCTTTCTTCCTGAATTTTAGAGCGTTGATACATCGTTTCCATTGCACCTAAAACGCCACCACGTTCTGTTATTCTGTCAAATTCTAGTAAAACTGCTTCTTCTACCAAGTCTGTTAATTCTTCAATGATAAACGAACCTTGAATTGGATTTTCATTCTTAGCCAATCCTAATTCTTTGTTGATAATCAACTGAATTGCCATTGCTCTACGAACCGATTCTTCCGTTGGCGTTGTAATTGCTTCATCGTATGCATTGGTATGCAACGAGTTACAATTATCGTAAATTGCGTATAATGCTTGCAACGTTGTACGAATGTCGTTAAAATCAATTTCTTGTGCGTGCAAACTACGTCCAGAAGTTTGAATGTGATATTTCAACATTTGCGCACGTGAATTTGCTCCGTATTTATGTTTTAAGGCTTTCGCCCAGATTTTCCTCGCAACACGTCCAATCACTGCATATTCAGGATCAATTCCGTTGGAGAAGAAAAATGATAAGTTTGGGCCAAATTTGTTGATGTCCATTCCACGACTTAAATAATACTCAACGTATGTGAAACCATTTGATAATGTCAATGCCAATTGCGTAATCGGATTTGCGCCAGCTTCCGCGATATGATATCCAGAAATGGAAACCGAATAGAAGTTACGCACATTATTTTCAATGAAATATTCTTGCACATCGCCCATTAATCGCAATGCAAATTCCGTAGAAAAGATACACGTATTTTGTGCCTGATCTTCTTTTAAAATATCCGCCTGAACCGTTCCACGAACTTGCGCAATGGTTTTGACTTTGATATCGTCATAAACCTCTTTTGGCAAAACTTGATCTCCTGTAACTCCGAGAAGCATCAAACCTAAACCGTTGTTACTTTCTGGCAATTCGCCATTATATTTTGGACGTTCTTTACCTTTATAAATTTCAGCAATTTTCGCTTCAATTTCTTTTTCAAGTTCGTTTTCCTTGATGTAAATTTCACATTGCTGATCGATTGCTGCATTCATGAAAAAACCTAGTAACATTGGCGCAGGGCCATTTATAGTCATACTTACCGAAGTCATTACATCTGCTAAGTTGAAACCAGAATAGAGTTTTTTTGCATCATCCAAACAACAAATAGAAACTCCTGCGTTTCCGATTTTACCATAAATATCTGGTCGTAAATCTGGATCGTTTCCATATAAAGTTACACTATCAAAAGCCGTTGACAAACGTTTTGCGGGCATTCCTGCACTTACGTAATGAAAACGTTTATTGGTACGTTCAGGTCCGCCTTCTCCAGCAAACATTCGCGCCGGATCTTCTCCTGTACGTTTGAAAGGATATAATCCTGATGTGTATGGAAATTCTCCTGGCACATTTTCTTGCAAGCACCATTTTAAAATATCGCCCCAAGCTTGATACTTTGGCAACGCTACTTTTGGAATTTGTACATGTGATAAAGATTCTGTGTGTGTTTCAATTTTTATTTCACGATCACGCACTTTAAAAGTGTAAATCGGGTTTTTGTATTTGTTTACTTTTTCGCTCCAACCATTTATGATTTCCCAGTTATAAGGATCTAAATTTAGCTTCACGCGATCAAACTCTTTGAGTAATAATTTTACCAAATCAATGTCTGCTTCTTTCTCAATTCGATCTAAAATAATAGTTTCATCCAACCCAATTTTAGACATAAACGACATCTCTACTTCGCTTGAAGTTACATTCGTTACCGAAGCTATTGTTTTATAGATTCCGAACAATCGTTGTGCAACTTCCACTTGCGTTTCTGCTGTTTTGTCGTATGCCCTATTGCTTTCTGCAATTTCAGATAGATAACGTGTTCTTGCTGGCGGAATGACGAAAATCTTCTCGCTCATTTCATCTGAAATTTCAAAAGTCGATTGTAAATCTGATTTTGTTTTTTCAACCAATTTATCCATTACAGCTTTGTACAACGTGTTCATTCCTGGATCGTTGAATTGTGAAGCAATGGTTCCGTAAACAGGCAAATCATCTTGATGAACGTCCCACAAATGATTGTTACGCATGTATTGTTTTTTTACATCACGCAAAGCGTCTAACGAGCCTCTTTTGTCAAATTTATTGATCGCAACTAAGTCAGCAAAATCGAGCATGTCAATTTTTTCCAATTGCGTTGCTGCGCCAAATTCTGGTGTCATTACGTATAAAGCCACATCGCTGTGTTCCATGATTTCCGTATCCGATTGTCCAATTCCCGACGTTTCCAAAACGATTAAATCATATTCCGCCGCTTTTAATACTTGTATTGCTTCGTTTACATATTTTGATAATGCCAAATTCGATTGTCGTGTTGCCAAACTACGCATGTACACTCTTGGTGAGTTGATGGCGTTCATACGAATCCGATCTCCCAATAATGCGCCACCAGTTTTTCGTTTTGAAGGATCAACTGAAATTAAACCAATTGTTTTTTCTGGAAAGTCAACTAAAAAACGACGTACTAATTCGTCCACCAAACTAGATTTTCCTGAGCCACCAGTTCCTGTAATTCCTAATACTGGTGTTGTTGCCCCTTTTGGTTTCCCCAAAGGAGAAAAAAGCCGTTCAAACTCTTCGTGCTTGTTCTCTGCAAACGATATTAATCGTGCAATTGTTTTAACTTCTTTTTCTTTGATACTTTCCGCAACCGTCTTCCCTTTGGGAAGAATTAAGGATGGGCTAGCAAAATCAGATTGTTGCACCAAATCGTTAATCATTCCTTGCAATCCCATAGCGCGTCCATCATCTGGTGAGTAGATTCGCGTGATTCCATAGTCCATTAAATCTTTGATTTCTTCTGGAAGAATTACGCCGCCGCCGCCGCCAAATATTTTGATATGTTCTGCGCCTTTTTCTTTTAACAAATCGTACATGTATTTAAAGTACTCATTGTGTCCACCTTGATATGAAGTCAATGCAATTGCATTTGCATCTTCTTGAATTGCTGTGTTTACTACTTCTTCCACGCTTCTGTCGTGTCCTAAATGAATTACCTCAACACCAGTTGACTGAATAATGCGTCGCATGATATTTATTGCGGCATCGTGTCCATCAAATAATGATGCTGCGGTAACGATTCGTACTTTATATTTGGGTTTGTAAGGTTGCGCTTGTTCCATCTGTAATGAAGTGTATATTTTAGGCTGGCAATTTACGGAATATTCAAAAAAGTATTGTGTTTATTATGAATTT from Kordia antarctica encodes the following:
- a CDS encoding nuclear transport factor 2 family protein translates to MKKILVSATIILAIGFTACNSQKTSSNIKKVEKMEISNKEKVIALLKSIETGAQEPVGYINPEKYIQHNLGVEDGLAGFGALLQQLPPNSAKVNTVRAFEDGDFVFTQTDYNFFGPKIGFDIFRFENGKIVEHWDNLQETPANPNPSGNTMINGTTEIKDIDKTEENKTIVKNFVNDILVNGEMDKLVGNFDGDNYIQHNPQIANGLSGLGKALEYMASQGITMKYDKVHKVLGEGNFVLTVSEGSFADTATSFYDLFRVENGKIAEHWDVLETIAPKAEWKNNNGKF
- a CDS encoding AraC family transcriptional regulator — encoded protein: MKEKIQKYDFKEGLPQEFEIIGFDFLFNEFPDDVTKPHRTEFYQILWFQKGSPTHLVDFNPIKIKPNSLLFINKNSVQLFDNETSFSGKMILFTDSFFCKTKMDTTFLRSSNLFNDLLSVTQINVSEINSTFTTIFQQLETELQHFKDNYQSDILRNDLRNLLLHSERERRNQNFVELKKDADFDYALILKDLLDKNFINHKKVSFYSQKMHLTSKRLNQVTTKIFGKTPKEIIDDRVLLESKRILAHTNESIKEIAFSLGFEEPTNFIKYFKKHTDKTPVEFRTAFTSA
- the nfsB gene encoding oxygen-insensitive NAD(P)H nitroreductase; protein product: MNVIKALNWRYSTKDFDPNKKISEQDFAKVKEILRMSPSSTNLQPWHFVIANSEEGKKRMAKGTEGFFHFNTPKVLNASHVVLFCSRITANEEYMQHLLDVEDKDGRYPNEEIKNGMHGGRNMFADIHKYDLKDLQHWMEKQVYLNIGNFLLGVATLGIDACPMEGLDMKALDEEFGLREKGFTAITAVSIGYRTESDFNTTDKTPKSRLSEQETMTIL
- a CDS encoding methylmalonyl-CoA mutase family protein; amino-acid sequence: MEQAQPYKPKYKVRIVTAASLFDGHDAAINIMRRIIQSTGVEVIHLGHDRSVEEVVNTAIQEDANAIALTSYQGGHNEYFKYMYDLLKEKGAEHIKIFGGGGGVILPEEIKDLMDYGITRIYSPDDGRAMGLQGMINDLVQQSDFASPSLILPKGKTVAESIKEKEVKTIARLISFAENKHEEFERLFSPLGKPKGATTPVLGITGTGGSGKSSLVDELVRRFLVDFPEKTIGLISVDPSKRKTGGALLGDRIRMNAINSPRVYMRSLATRQSNLALSKYVNEAIQVLKAAEYDLIVLETSGIGQSDTEIMEHSDVALYVMTPEFGAATQLEKIDMLDFADLVAINKFDKRGSLDALRDVKKQYMRNNHLWDVHQDDLPVYGTIASQFNDPGMNTLYKAVMDKLVEKTKSDLQSTFEISDEMSEKIFVIPPARTRYLSEIAESNRAYDKTAETQVEVAQRLFGIYKTIASVTNVTSSEVEMSFMSKIGLDETIILDRIEKEADIDLVKLLLKEFDRVKLNLDPYNWEIINGWSEKVNKYKNPIYTFKVRDREIKIETHTESLSHVQIPKVALPKYQAWGDILKWCLQENVPGEFPYTSGLYPFKRTGEDPARMFAGEGGPERTNKRFHYVSAGMPAKRLSTAFDSVTLYGNDPDLRPDIYGKIGNAGVSICCLDDAKKLYSGFNLADVMTSVSMTINGPAPMLLGFFMNAAIDQQCEIYIKENELEKEIEAKIAEIYKGKERPKYNGELPESNNGLGLMLLGVTGDQVLPKEVYDDIKVKTIAQVRGTVQADILKEDQAQNTCIFSTEFALRLMGDVQEYFIENNVRNFYSVSISGYHIAEAGANPITQLALTLSNGFTYVEYYLSRGMDINKFGPNLSFFFSNGIDPEYAVIGRVARKIWAKALKHKYGANSRAQMLKYHIQTSGRSLHAQEIDFNDIRTTLQALYAIYDNCNSLHTNAYDEAITTPTEESVRRAMAIQLIINKELGLAKNENPIQGSFIIEELTDLVEEAVLLEFDRITERGGVLGAMETMYQRSKIQEESLYYETLKHNGQFPIIGVNTFLSSKGSPTVVPKEVIRATEEEKQYQIKILENLHKAHDTDELLLELQKKAINNENIFEALMDVCKVCSLGQITASLFEVGGQYRRNM